A genomic segment from Epinephelus fuscoguttatus linkage group LG17, E.fuscoguttatus.final_Chr_v1 encodes:
- the LOC125904688 gene encoding homeodomain-interacting protein kinase 1-like has protein sequence MSATVPAQADQVAIGDWLSSSSSNYLVLSFLGQGTVAIKMMTNRGSLVRQAEEEVVNLLKLKSLDSNQSNIVRFYGVFTCRGHICLGFEALDKSLFDFMEEKEFQPLLLKEIRPIVQQIAVALEYLRAAGIIHADLKLENVMLVDHAHELYRIKVIDFGLACHVSSTMLGSYIQTRYYKSPEIILGLPFTEAVDMWSLGCMAAEMYHGDPLYPGGREYDMMRYMVETQGQPPDHLLTLGLKTDHFFRARGQKKPTTRLFELKTPEQYHRKTGHLSVETRRRKLECLYDLINVQVANPESPADKVAVRSDELIFEDILDKMLELDAASRITPRQVLEPHQFVSMDHLVCMYRDSSHVKSCFLLMDSCRNNTPASNSGELESRSLQQDHARTSQPIRQNISPFAERNYLSQAGYISPHPCTQTSGMKRKPDDDDGSEDQPSKKSKPGWYRGKNNCPATSSSTLYASTNIQARSAAVRNPPAQPLNQSVNGHSSAPQSSQAKSSIGSGVKRKADGDDDHHHTVSDRYIRSHDDSRRCRRDHTGTSSQSCNSPRVKRKRSHGDNYDSERSDHESKRVKKSSAAPSTCSSSSSSCTQTLHVRPNRRIIPPEHHCQRAHDSSSTINKSI, from the exons ATGTCTGCGACTGTACCCGCCCAGGCTGACCAGGTAGCCATCGGAGACTGGCTTTCCTCCAGTTCCTCCAACTACCTGGTCCTGTCTTTCCTTGGGCAGGGAACCGTTGCCATCAAGATGATGACAAATCGGGGCTCTTTAGTCCGACAGGCAGAAGAGGAG GTGGTCAACCTCCTAAAACTGAAATCTCTGGATTCGAACCAATCCAACATAGTTCGATTCTATGGAGTTTTTACCTGCCGAGGACACATTTGCCTCGGGTTTGAGGCCCTTGACAAAAGTCTGTTTGACTTTATGGAGGAAAAAGAGTTCCAGCCTCTCCTTTTGAAGGAAATACGACCCATCGTCCAGCAG ATCGCCGTTGCACTGGAGTACTTGAGGGCCGCTGGAATAATCCATGCAGACCTCAAGTTGGAAAACGTCATGCTGGTGGACCATGCACATGAGCTGTACAGGATCAAAGTAATTGACTTTGGCCTGGCCTGCCATGTGTCATCAACCATGCTCGGCTCCTACATCCAGACCCGCTACTACAA GTCTCCAGAGATCATTCTGGGTCTCCCGTTCACAGAGGCTGTAGACATGTGGTCTCTGGGCTGCATGGCTGCTGAGATGTACCACGGCGATCCACTCTACCCCGGCGGGCGCGAGTACGATATG ATGAGGTACATGGTGGAGACTCAGGGTCAGCCACCAGACCATCTGCTGACCCTCGGGCTCAAGACTGACCACTTTTTCCGGGCACGTGGTCAGAAAAAGCCCACCACCCGTCTCTTTGAACTCAAG ACACCAGAGCAGTACCACAGAAAAACAGGGCATCTGTCGGTGGAAACAAGGAGACGGAAACTTGAGTGTCTGTACGACCTCATTAAT GTACAGGTTGCCAACCCAGAAAGTCCTGCTGATAAAGTTGCGGTACGCAGCGATGAGCTGATATTCGAGGACATCTTAGACAAAATGCTCGAACTCGATGCTGCCAGCAGAATTACACCACGCCAGGTGCTGGAACCTCATCAGTTTGTCAGCATGGACCACTTGGTTTGCATGTACCGCGACAGCTCCCA CGTTAAGTCCTGCTTTCTATTAATGGACTCCTGTCGGAATAACACCCCGGCCTCCAACAGTGGGGAGCTAGAGAGCAGGTCTCTGCAGCAGGACCATGCTAGGACCAGCCAACCCATTCGGCAGAACATTAGTCCCTTTGCTGAGAGGAATTACCTCAGCCAGGCCGGCTACATCAGCCCTCATCCCTGCACTCAGACGTCAGGGATGAAACGAAAGCCTGATGATGACGATGGATCTGAAGACCAGCCGTCCAAGAAGAGCAAGCCTGGATGGTACAG GGGAAAGAACAACTGTCCAGCCACCTCCAGCAGCACCCTGTATGCCAGCACTAACATCCAGGCTAGATCTGCTGCTGTGAGGAACCCTCCTGCCCAGCCCCTGAACCAGAGCGTCAACGGCCACTCCTCAGCGCCTCAGAGCAGCCAGGCCAAGAGCTCCATTGGGTCAGGAGTTAAAAGAAAggctgatggtgatgatgatcaTCATCACACAGTATCTGACCGATATATAAGGTCACATGATGATAGTAGGAGGTGCCGGAGAGACCACACAGGAACATCTTCCCAAAGCTGCAACTCACCAAGGGTTAAGAGGAAGAGGTCTCATGGTGACAACTATGACTCCGAGAGGTCAGACCATGAGAGCAAGAGGGTAAAGAAAAGCTCTGCAGCTCCAtccacctgcagcagcagcagcagttcatGTACCCAGACTCTCCATGTTCGGCCAAATCGGAGGATCATTCCACCAGAGCACCACTGTCAGAGGGCACACGACTCATCCAGCAccatcaataaatcaatttga